TTCCAAAACCACATACCATTTGAAGGCACAATAACATATAGGGTcagaaacttttaaataaaagccagTTAGAGCTTCAATCCATTTCCACcttattttctacttttattgcactctctgaaagaaaaagcctgTCTCAAGCCTACACATTTTAACAGGCTGGCAGTTCTTTCCTGCAGATTTTGCAGCTTTCAGCTATTATGCCCCCATAAGATTATACTCTTCAGCTCCTGATAAACATCACAGAATTAAACTGCCTTGGAGAAGTCAATATCACTTGACCAGACAACATCTTCAGAAAACCACTTGAAATTATTTGCCAGAAAACTTATTTCCTAGTGTTTTAGAGCAAATCTCCCCACAAATAACAGATTCCTCAGCTACTATAGCTCTAGGCCTCTGATTTCTTCCTGTACTTGATACAAATTGTGTCTCTTACCCTAAAAAAATTGTTCTCAATTCAACACCACATCcctttaacttttttctttgacatgTTGGTGTTACCAGAGTGGGGACTAAATGTCAGGTGCTCTCCTCAGTTTAAGCAGCTCTAAAGGATAGAGAACTTGGAGGctgaagtttaaaaataggTATTTGCTTTACCTTCTTGCCTTCATCTCATGCCTATTGTATGTCTCAGAGATTAGTATGataatttagattaattttaagAGCTTCACTGTCTGAAGAAatgcagcacagaagaaaaatctttaaaccTGGACCTTCTTCCTTAAATGAAAGAAAGCCTTTCTCTGGCAAGCCTTTTTCACTTTAAGCCACCGGTTTCGTATCATTTATTAAAAACTGACAGACACAAAAGCAGCCAAAGAAGGCAGTGTCCCCCTCAGATGTCCAAGGCATGTTGCTTACCCCTGCTCTTGTATTCATTTCCCATTCTAATCAGCAATTAAAAAGCAGACCAATTAGCTtactatttttccttcctttccagccGTGCCAGAGATGGAGTTGGCAAAACTCCCAGGCTAAGAGGAATAGACAATGtcttttgatattttctgtGTCTCAGGTCTTGATTTGTTCCTTTACTTTGTGCTAACTGCCAATGTACAACCGACAAACAGCAGATATGAAGGTTGCCAGAGAAAGACAACACAGCTTTATGAATAAACGCTTATCCTCTAGCTTCAGAAGCTTGTGACATCTATTTCAACATGAACATGGATTTATTTTGCATTCGCATGcacatatttttcagttctgcccAGCAACTAGGAGTATGTAGGAACGAGTGCTCCTCTGCACTCAGTTTATTTTGATTAGTAGGGGTAGGGCCCAACCCACAAGTGAGCACAGTTTTTTGTCTCTGATCTTACCGGCATTAGGGATTAAGATACTTCCTTATACACCCAGAAACTTAACTAGATAAACAAAAATGTGATCGAGTGCCCAAAACTGTAAGTCCACAGAACAGGGCAAAGCTGTTGACAGCCCTTGAACAGGATTTTTGCACTCAGTGTGGGACTACGGTCATTCATACAGAGTGTATTCATTCTCCGTACAATTAAAAAGCATATCATGGTGCCACACTCTGCTTTTATATTCAAATAAGATTAGAAGCATGTCaaagtgcttgcttttttcctgaataaataATACATAGATCTAATTTGAAAACACAAGTACTTTTGTTTGGCATATTTAGGAAAGGATCCAAAAGAATTTTATTAAAGGTTAGCATGGGAAATCTCAAAGAATGTCGATGGGGAAAAATGTTAACTTTTACTTTaggtattttgtgttttaaccTCCTCACCCCAATCTCAGAACTCatactttcaggttttttgttctgctttctctgtcagTCACAGCCCCACCCTAGCAAGGAGAAAAGTCAGGCAGGGGGCATTTTCCATAACTTCCTCCATGCAGAAAACAACACAACCATATAAAATATGAGCAGAGATTGTCACCATCTCCATTCTACTCTTTCCTATGGGCAGCAAGGAGcaacaaaagggagaaaacttcTGGTaccccaagaaaaaaatattctaaaaatagaaaacGAACTCTTAATTCACAGTTGTTTCAGTTCAACTTGTGAAATTCAAAGcacttattaaaatatttccatcagAATATTTCTCATgtcaatatatatataatatttgttatacatataaaatacattgggcttatatatacaaaaatataaaatctatcTGTATTAACCAGAAGAAGTTCTCCTACAGGCTGTACTTGGAAACTTGGCCATCAGAGGAAGCCCTCCTAAATAAAGTGTGCTACCTGGCTTTCAGGGAGCCTCTGTGCAGGATAAAGCCTCCAGCATCCCAGTCCACCTCAATGTCCCTTTCCAGATAAGCCTTTACGATGTGAAATAGCAAATTTCCTTGATCAGCAAGCTGAATCtttgtgggtgttttgttttgagtcTCTGTGCTATCAGTTGTAGTGCTACTCCCCGTGCTAGGGTGTCTGTGTAGTCCAAGATAACCACTGCTTGAATTTGTTTTCATCCCAAGACACAAAACACCTGCTTGGACACCTATCTGTTTTTCCACAAAACatcacccccccaaaaaaacccaaaccactacCTCTTATGAGTCTGGTTTTCTTGGGAGCTGGAATGGAAATCAAGGCAGTAAGTGAAGGTCGGGAGTGCACCGCTTTTCCCCCAGAACTTGCCCACATGCCACATCAGCAGGAGTCACATTAGCTGCAATCCAGAAGGTATCTGCCAACATGCAAGTGAAAAGCAATCCTTTAGCAAGCTCTTCAAGTACCCAGGCTGTGCGAGTCCTGTAGGTGATGAACTCGTTTTTCATGGAGAGCTACGGGTCTGCCAGGGAAAGGCACTGTCACGGGTTTGCTCTCTGTGAGATGCACGGCCCTGGGCCCCTGGCAGGGCTAAGGTGCGGAGCCGACATAAAGCCACAGCCTGCAGTCATGTACTGGGAAGCCAGGCAGTCCCTGGAGGAAGCCCAGTCTGTGTGCAGGTCAGGGGGGCTCTCTGAGAGCTTTCTGGAACAAGAAGCAGCCAAAATTGAACGGGTGCTGTGCTCAGCCCAACCTTTTATTCCTAGATATTACAGTATTCGTTATCTTACCACAGGGAGGTTGagccttcaaaaaaaaaaagaaaaaaagtttttaaaaaacccaacaaaacccacccaacctTTGCTGAAAGGCACAAGGTAGATGTCATGAATTTAAAAACTCTTCCCGCTTGAACTACAGGGCAGCAGacctcccccacctccccgcaGGTCCTTGCAGAAGAGTTGAAAGAGGTATTTTTTGGGTGCTTCAGGACTTAAGACCAGCTATAGAAAATTGCCCTGAGTGAAATAGCATTTTCCTGTGTAAAACAGTCCTGAACCGCAACTCTACCTGCTATGTCACTGTCTTCATCTCCCAGAATtaacagtttttcttcatttccatgAACTGTGGGTATCATGTTGCACCATGCATTGTAAAGAcctatgattaaaaaaaaaaaaaccccaacctgaAATCTTTTCACTTGTGTCACCTGGTCTGCGATTTTATCTATTAAGCTATTGTGTTCAGAGGAACCCGCAGCCAGGCATGGACCTTAAGAACAGCCACTTAACAGATACAGGTTTATCCTGTTTTCCTACTTCTTGCTACCCTACCCCCTATAAATTACAAACACTCTACTAAAATACTGAGGGCAGAAGGTGAACAATAGTCTGTGGGCTCCAACCTGCTGGGAGCTGATAGAAATGTTATCAGGTACATACCAGACTCGATGTTATGTCCTGCCCTCAGCTCCATGAGGGGACCCCACCTCCCTCTTTGGCTGTTTTTGGCATCAGTCACCTGTCAggcacctcttcctcctctacTACTCATCTGTTGTGGGGCTAAAAGATAAGGGTAGCCAATCTCTACATTACTGAAATCATGATAGAATCCACCCTGCCCTCCTGTGCCTACGCATCTCCCTACTTTCCTAGCTCATGCCTCAGCAATTCCACTCAGTTGCCTAAAAGCCAAGGTTCAGTCTACTTGCCCTCAGGCTGAGGCTGTCTCCGCTTGTGCAGATGGCTCCATCTCTGTCACCGGTATCACCAAGTCACGTTTTGCTACCCATTAAGGTAGGTATTATCCATTTTCCAAGGTGTTTTAAGGAAATTACTGGAGTTGAAGGACTGCAAATGCTTCTAGGTTGCAAAATGGTGAGCACTACTGCTAGAAATCTTGTGAAAATTCATAAACAGCTACTCAGATATTTTAATAGCTCTGGCATAAGATTCAGATAGCAGTCAGATgcccattttattttcctggagtACTGATCAATTCTAACACCTCCTGTCTCAGTGCATCGTCTTGAAAAACAGCTCcctgaaaaaacacaaaccctaGAATaaacttcagtttctctttcaaCAGCTGTCCAAAACCCTCACCGAATAACACTTTGCTATGCTGTTATCTAATTGAAGACTAGGTGCCCTTGAACTGAAGTCATCAAACCCATACAAATTCAGGCATCTGCTTGCATAAAACTTGCTTTATCAGCTCCTTAGGTTTGAGCTCCATGGACCAGGACCAGTCTCATCTGTCATCTGTGAGGTGCATTACAAGTGTAGGTAGTTGTAAAAAGATATCTAATTCCTTGATTGCTATTCACATCATGACAGAGAGGATAAATTGTAaattttttattgcaaaatattaaaataaattacattttacaaagaCTTAGCAAATATTTACATACAGTGTGATTCCAGTGACGATCAGCAACAAAGAACAGACAGACAGGCATATTATGGAGTGATAAGAGTCAAAACTGTACAAACATCAAAAGTCATATGAAAGACAagctaattttttaaaaggaaaatccatCACAAATGGAATGAATCCCACGAGGCACAAAAATTACAAGTCTACAACAAGAGtccttggtttggttttttgtttcgttttgtTTAGGTCAACAGACTTGTATATTGCTTTTTGCTCTCTTCATCAGTGACGCTTGTCTGTCTCTACACATACTCTCCCAGAtcaactggagaaaaaaaaaaattctcaacaTATACAACTGTGTCACCATGGATCTGTTATCagcctggttttatttctaCACGTTTTGTGATGTCCATTGCCAGCAACAGATTCACAAATCATTAGTTCAGAAAAAAGTAACACACGactttctgtatttcctcagTGATTTCGTACCAGTGTATCACATGTGTTTGCCTGCTGTGAGATATGTATCTGAAAATGATGCCCTTCTGGTAAAACCAGGATTTAATAGCACAAGACAAAACCAAGAAGTGTCACAACGATGTCAAGGATGGGGTCACATAGTCTATAGCACTTAAAAGGGCTTTTGTAGGAACAGACTTCTGTTGTCACATTTCAggattcttaatttttttttttttccaaaagtactGGCTCATCTTGGCAAAATTATTAAGTTCATATTGTGAAAGTGGACCCATGCTTCACATGATGTGACTGGAAATACAATCTACTTGTATGCAATAGCTAAAAAGAAGTTTCCACTTCTATTCCATCCCTTCCTTATACgtgctttcaaatttttttccttcttctccttttttaaaaataccctttcctctgtttccaggAAGAGATCTGTCTCACCTATAAAACCAATTCCATATAATTAAGGAAGCTATTAACACAATTGATTAGCTAAATGAAATCTTACATGGCatccaaagaaaatgtttccaggtTGACCAGATAATTGAAATAACTACAAGACTTTACCAGGTAGCACTGGGGATTCACTCAGAGGCACTTTTGGGGCTGAAcaggccaaaattcagcctgaACACCCCTCTAACTTACTATATGTAAATCTGAAGGCAGAAAGACATTAATTTAGATCCCTCAGGCAGATGCTTTTCTCAAGACATGGAAGACAGACAGGCAAAAAGCTGTCTTGCTTAGCACTTCAGCAGTTCCAAGATGGCACCATAATTTCAAAAACCCTGGGAAATGGTTCAGCTTTTTGGAGAGAGCCAGTATGAAAGCTATGCGCTAACTAACCCCcctccaaaacactgaaaacaagtaGGGCTTAAGGAGACCAATTGTGTTGGCCCCTgtgtaaaaaggaattttttcccagtgttaGAATTATGTTAAGGCACATGGTGGGATGTCTTGAGAACAGTTTTGTGAGGTGCGATCATGTTTCCCAAAAAAGCGGGAATATTGtactttgttttaataaatttaaactATTACTTTAAATCCCATGATACTTATTATGCAGACTTATAGTCTACACTGACTCTACACTGGGAAAGGCCAGAGAGCCACATCTAACTTGATAATATGAAACAGATCCCATCCATTCTCAGCTCTGGCATACAAGTGTACTTCACTATGGAGAACGGAGAGTCTGGGTTCCAGTGTGCAACATCCCCTCCCAATCAAAGCAGCCCAGCCAAGTGTCTGGGttgtattatttctgtattagagaaatttttttttctttaaaatgaagacTGGACTATGCTTTCCCATTTCATGCACTTTCAGCAAGCCTTTTCTCTCCTCACTGTCCTGCACCTAACCGTCACTGAAACTTTGATGTTTGCATCAATAATGGAAGACAAGTTGGAGGACAACAAAAGTTATATGGAGTGCTTTCTCATTTTAAGTTAATGTGCACTTTTTtagacaaaacaaagaaaaacagaaggctAGACTTGCTACACAGGCATCTTGTGTATCATGCATGTAGTCTTACCTATCATTTCTTACAGTTACAAAGTATATCTGTCAACCACAACCCTTCAGATACATAGAAATACTGAAAGGGCTTGGAGTAATTTTAAAACGATTCGGGTGGAGGTGTCTATTACAACATCTCGATATGGcctctccctctttcttgtCAGATATAAGTCGAATTCATCCAGCCACCCCTTCCCCAAATAGctgtaatataataaaatttgaTTTCAAATTAGAATCTCTTCAGTGATAGTATCATAAAATATAGATTAACCACCAAATCCCATGATGCCAATTCCGCATTTTTGCTAGTAAACAATTGGCCCTAACCTTGTGTTCCCtttctatttgaaaaaatgtcatataagtggaaaattctgaaaagacaaaaaaaaaaaaaaaaaaagaccagtaAAGTCAGTCACTTGTTTCACAGTAGATGACTTCAAAACTTCCCATCAAGACGCTATCCAACCAGAGTGCCAGTTTCCCATATGTCCTCCTTCTTCTGTGGAAGAGGCcagcagctgaagctgcagcCAATATCTGCAGTTATTAGAAATAGCTAGTAATTCAAGATTAGCATTGCAAGATTCCATAAGCTCCTCTTAAAGAGCTAGTAAGTCTGCCAGCATTAcaccaaaaatgaaaacaagacaaCTTTTAAATGTTCACTGAACTTTGGAACATTTGGACATACTGGAATGACTTAAATACTGTAAAACTAAACAGAACAACAGAACTTGACATGTTAAGGTTCAAAGGTCTTGGCTATTTTCTGTTCCAAGCAAATTGGATACAACTGAAGTCAGTACCTTTTGCCAACACGTAATCAAGAGCCTCATTTGAAAGAGTTGTCAGGGTTAATGCACAGACattgaaaaagcaagaaaaataaaaccatggtATGATTTTCTTTGTAGCCAAAATAATTTGGGCATAAATGTTGTGAAAAGACATACTTCCTTCTCAATGAGAAGCCCATCTCCAAGCCAAAAGATAGTACTTTCAGGAGCTTAGAGCCAAAGTTCCCTCTTTAAAATGTGCCTTATGGCTTTAAGTCACTTGATCACATCTCAGTTTGCCCAAGATTTGACATTGCTCAACCTTCTTTAAAGTGGGATAGAATAACCATTGTATGCACATAGGtcaaacttcaaaacaaaacgAATAAGCAAAGTGTAATCAACTGTTTCAAAAATCATCTCTCGTTCAAGTCTAGTCTGAAGTACCAAGGCAGAGGGGAACATCAAACAACAATACTGACTAACACACTGCGCAGATCAGCAGCAGTGCTACAGGTCCCTTCTGACAGGCATTAGGGCATTTGGAGAATATCTGTGCCTCCCAAGGtgattttttcctcagaagaaCAGTGTCAATAAAACTTCACCTGTACATAGATACTGTATAAGGTTCATTCAAGTATTTCCTCTAGGAAATGGACAGTGGAAGGACACTTTCAACATTAAAAAGTTCATTGCATCCTGCTTGTGCTCATACATCCTTTGATCAATAGGTCTTCCAGTCATTTTACTCTTTTAACAGTTCTGGGGCTGACGTGCAGTTAAGCAGTCCAACTGGTGAGCTTCATCCCAGATGATTCGTCCTTGTTAGAGGGCTCCTTCTCAAGCCATTCCTTTGGAAttcttaattttaatattttatttatgaaattacAATTCACTATAATTCGACAAGCACTGACATATTCTAGACAGATGTTTCAGAAGCTTCCTCCTCAGTCTGCCAGCGCACCTCAGCTCAGACCTGTGGGTCCTGGTATTCCATCTAAAGCTTCTCATTAAGCACAACTAGTGGTTGCaccattgtttgtttttttttgtggtaacAACTTAACAATGggcaacttaaaaaaaaaaaaaaaagcaaaccccttgctttcatttctgatCAAAGCAGGATTCAAATCCAGGTTTTCAGAGGTGAAAGGCTAATGGAGTAACCGAACACATTTGATGCCCAAAACAGTCTCTTTGCAACAGTATAGTTACACTCCCAAACTAATTCCTCAATGAAATGCATAAACGCAGAGCAGGTCCAGTGTATTAACTagtcttttcttttctacttcGTTCAAGAACCATGAAATCCAAAGAAGGAGCAGAACTCCAGATTCAATTGTTATTTTACAAGTTTTTCAGATAAGCAAAGCTGATGGGCTCAGAAACCAACTTAGGATGGGGAAAAGACACTGGAATTTATTAGTTTGGgacttgctttcattttcaaagagaCAGGAGAACCTgcaaaaacatgcttttctccTTGCTCTATTAACTTGTTCAATATGCACTGACAATTTCAGAAAACCATTGTCAAACATGTTCACGTTGCTGCTTTCACATTGCTTACTGTATTATACTCATTCATCAGTTGTTCGTAAGGCACAGAAAGTTCTAGCTCGTTATTGGTAAAGGTAGATTCATCAGAGGATGGGAACTTTACCagtttttttgcagtttcagaTTCCTCTGCAAGATTATCATCCATGGAGGATTTTGATGTTTCCTCATCATCTGAGATatcttcctcttcatcatcatcttcatttACAAATGTTATATTGGCATTCTCAAATATTAAGGGTCGATAGTCTCTGGAATCCCATACTTCGCCTTCTTCTTCACTAATCCTGTCCAGCTGGTTTACGAACATGGTTCCTTCTAGAGGGCTGTCTCCAATGTGTTTATCATGCAGAGGTCTCAGTACATGACCATTTTGAATGTCCAGGGAAGCCTCATCATAGTCAAATGACTCTGTCTTTGTGTAAGTCACCTGGGCATCTATACTAGGATTCTGCATATTTTGTTTGGCATTTTCTACTTTAATCATTTTGTCATTGTTTGTCTTCAGGGCCTTCTTCCCAATTTGCTTAATAAGATCATTGTAGGTCTCTTCCTTCtttgaaaggaaactgaaaatgttgACATCCTTTGAGGTACCCATTTGAAGGGGTTTTTTAGACCGAGGATGGTTGTCAAAtgactcttttctttttttcctccgtTTCTTGATTGCTTTGTGGACTTCCACAAACATACTGACCTTCCAGTTAACAAAGAGTGAAAGCCAAGCTAGTCCCAGATAGATCCATAACTCCACAAAGTATCTGTAAAGGGCATGATAGTTTGCATCTGGATTTACAcctagaaagaaataaaaccaagaatgTTACTGAAAGAGGACTCACAGCTGATAAACTTTTGAAGTTATGAACCTGAGAACTACTCCCCTTCCACACTAACAGCCTAGCTGTTTGAACACTgagaggtgggaaggggagaTCTGAAACCCATCTGAAAGACAAAGTTCATCCCAGGTCTTCTACTTCTTGGCTGCATGTATTGCGACCACTGGACTACAACATAAAATGGCAGCATATTTATACTCTCCTTGTTAGCTGTAGAAGtgaacttttttcctgttagaaaATTATAAAGCTTCTCCCTGACACTGAGATATGGATATAGTACCTCAAGGAAGGTATGGTACCTTCCTTGAGAAAAGGATTCAGAATTCCCCTTTCAAGGACCATCTCCAAAGCCCTGAACAAGGAAGAGGATTTTATATAAACACGAGATTTAGGAGGGAGACACCTGTACACTCAGCATTTCCTGTTGACCAGCTCTAGACAGCTGCACAGAGAGCACTGCCCAGAACTTGTGCATCCTGCTTAGTATACTGGATCCCATTCAAAGGTGCAGACTATCATGGCGGATAGGATAGCTCCTTGCCTGAAATAAGGACCTGGGACATCTGAAAGGGTTATGAACTCCAGAACTTGGCTCCAGAGTTAGCGCAATGAAGGTCTAAATATCCAAACCAAGAGTGAAGAGCCAGATCTGGTCCATTGGATCAGTACCAAGCTTTAACTGAATCTTCTATTCAGCAAAATGTCTTGGAAAAACTAAGAGAGCACCTTTTCAAATTACAGTTTGGAAACAGAATTGCCACACTATGCGTGTAgtgaaataatatataaaacaCAATTACTGA
This genomic interval from Falco cherrug isolate bFalChe1 chromosome 13, bFalChe1.pri, whole genome shotgun sequence contains the following:
- the KCNK5 gene encoding potassium channel subfamily K member 5, which codes for MVDRGPLLTSAIIFYLSIGAAIFEVLEEPHWRSATEDYKRQKTELLKQFPCLGQEGLDKILQVVSNAAGQGVAITGNNTFNNWNWPNAVIFAATVITTIGYGNVSPKTPSGRLFCIFYGLFGVPLCLTWISALGKFFGGRAKRLGQFLTKRGVSLRKAQITCTAIFIVWGVLVHLVIPPFVFMVTEGWDYIEGLYFSFITITTIGFGDFVAGVNPDANYHALYRYFVELWIYLGLAWLSLFVNWKVSMFVEVHKAIKKRRKKRKESFDNHPRSKKPLQMGTSKDVNIFSFLSKKEETYNDLIKQIGKKALKTNNDKMIKVENAKQNMQNPSIDAQVTYTKTESFDYDEASLDIQNGHVLRPLHDKHIGDSPLEGTMFVNQLDRISEEEGEVWDSRDYRPLIFENANITFVNEDDDEEEDISDDEETSKSSMDDNLAEESETAKKLVKFPSSDESTFTNNELELSVPYEQLMNEYNTVSNVKAAT